Proteins found in one Cydia pomonella isolate Wapato2018A unplaced genomic scaffold, ilCydPomo1 PGA_scaffold_109, whole genome shotgun sequence genomic segment:
- the LOC133533183 gene encoding uncharacterized protein LOC133533183: MNSSNFLKWLREMLIPNLSEPSIIVMDNASYHVTQINKPPTMHSLKADIQKWLRENNIPYEECFKKEELMCLVEENKIGPIYAAEELLKQHGHEVLKLPPYHCDLNAIELIWSLTKRKIASRNVGLPGSDTENLIRECFAMITPEDWKKCTDHVINVERKYKSKDNITDTELAPFIIEVRESDNDSDSSLSGIEFLESDFDYES; the protein is encoded by the coding sequence ATgaacagttcaaattttttaAAGTGGCTACGAGAAATGTTAATCCCAAATTTGTCTGAGCCCAGTATAATTGTTATGGACAATGCCAGTTACCatgtaacacaaataaataagccTCCAACCATGCACAGTTTAAAGGCTGACATTCAAAAATGGCTAAGGGAAAATAATATCCCATATGAAGAGTGTTTCAAAAAGGAAGAATTGATGTGCCTTGTCGAGGAAAATAAAATTGGTCCCATATATGCAGCAGAGGAGTTATTGAAGCAGCATGGGCATGAGGTCCTTAAATTGCCTCCATACCATTGCGATCTAAACGCTATTGAGTTGATATGGAGCCTCACAAAGCGAAAAATAGCCAGCAGAAATGTGGGGCTACCGGGTTCAGATACGGAAAACTTGATCCGGGAATGTTTTGCAATGATTACCCCGGAAGATTGGAAAAAATGTACAGACCATGTAATAAATGTGGAACGAAAATACAAGTCTAAGGACAACATTACAGACACTGAACTAGCTCCATTCATAATAGAAGTTCGGGAAAGTGACAATGACAGTGACAGTTCTCTGTCAGGCATTGAATTTCTTGAATCCGATTTTGATTATgaatcttaa